In Thermococcus sp., the genomic window GTGGTGGACCGGGCGGGATTTGAACCCGCAGCCTCCGCCTTGCGAGGGCGGCGCTCATACCAGGCTGAGCTACCGGCCCACACCCGGTATTAGTGAACCCCTGGAGGGTTTAAAAGCTTTTGGTCGGGAAAGGGGCACAAGCGCCGGCACGTTTCGATGGCCATGCCGCTGACAAATTCATACACGAATCAAATAGTTTTTAACTTTCACATGCCAACAAACCCCGGTGGTCTTATGGACGCTCTCAACTTTCATCGGGACAACTTCCCCGGCAACGGGAAGATAGAGATAATACCCAAGGTTCCCCTCACCGAGGAGACCCTCAGCCTAGCTTACACCCCGGGTGTGGCTGAGGTTTCAAGGGCGATAGCCAACGGAGATGACCCGTGCGAGTACACCAACAGGTGCAACACCGTCGCTGTTGTAAGCGACGGAACTCGCGTGTTAGGCCTCGGCGATATAGGCCCATCGGCGGCACTCCCTGTCATGGAAGGGAAGGCACTCCTCTTCAAGGTTTTCGGTGGAGTGGATGCCTTTCCCCTCGTCCTGGCCGAGAAGAACCCCGAGAGGTTCATCGAGGTCATCAAGGCGGTTTCCCCTTCTTTCGGAGGGATAAACCTTGAGGACATAGCCTCACCGAAGTGCTTCTACATCCTCGAAAGACTCCGCAACGAGCTGGACATCCCGGTTTTCCACGACGACCAGCAGGGAACTGCGTCGGTCGTCCTGGCGGGTTTGATGAACGCCCTTAAGGTCGTTGGCAAGAGGATGGGGGACATAACCCTCGTGCTTTTTGGCGCGGGGGCGGCTGGCTTCGCAACGCTCAGGATAGCAACCGAAGCAGGCGTGAGGCCTGAGAACGTCAGGGTCGTTGAGCTCGTTGAGGGGAGGCAGAGGGTCATAACGCCCGACCTTCCGCTTGAGCGCCTCTTCCCCTACAGGGGTGAGCTCCTCTCGAAGACGAACGGCGAGGGCATTGAGGGCGGCCCGGAGGAGGCCGTTAAGGGAGCTGACGTTCTCATTTCATTCACGAAGCCCGGCCCCGGCGTGATAACGCCCGGGTGGATAAGACTCATGGCCGACGACGCGGTGGTCTTCCCGCTGGCCAACCCTGTCCCTGAGATACTCCCCGAGGAGGCCAAAAGGGCCGGAGCGAGGATAGTTGCCACAGGTAGGAGCGACTACCCCAACCAGGTGAACAACCTCCTCGGGTTCCCGGCGATATTCAGGGGGGCTTTAGACGTAAGGGCGAGGGCGATAACCGACGGGATGATTATAGCGGCCTCCAAGGCCATGGCCTCGGTGATAGAGCCCAGCGAAGACGAGATAATCCCCTCTCCGTTCCACCCGGACGTCCACCCAAAGGTGGCCAGGGCTGTTGCGGAAGAGGCCCTCAGAGAGGGTGTGGCGAGGGCCAAGGTCAGCCCGGAGGAAGTGGAGGGGAAGCTCAGACAGTGGAGGGTGTTCTACCTGGAGAAAATCGCGCCCCTTGGATGGCGGTAGCCATATAAGCCCCGCCGCCGTAGGTTGAACAATACGCGGCGGGGGTATGTCTATGGCGAAGGTTGTCGATGCCGAGACGGCCGTTTCGGCCGTTCCAGATGGGGCTGTGATAGCGGTTTCGGGCTTCAATCTTCTCGTTGCCCCGGAGTACCTGCTCCTCAAGCTTTTCGAGAGATACAAGGAAACCGGACATCCAAAGGGGCTCTTCCTTGAGGTAAACCCGATTCCAACCGCCCCTGGCAGGGTTCTCGACAGGATCCTCGGGGAAATCTACCACGAAAAAGACCAGGACTTCCTCTCGGGCATGCTCGTAACTTATCCTGGCTGGTCTCCCTACATTCAGAAGCTAATAGAGGAGAACAGAGTTGAGGGCTACACGTGGTCGATAGGCACCGCCTCGTGGTTCTTCCGAGAGGTGGCGAGGGGCCTTCCGGGAGTGCTCACGAAAGTTGGGCTTGGAACCTTCCTCGACCCCAGGGAGGACGGCGGCTACCTCAACGAGCTGGCCAGGAAGAAAAAGCGGTGCAGAATCGACGTCGTGACCATCAACGGAGAGGAATACCTGTTCTATCGCGCCCCGAAGCCCACGGTGGCCTTCATCAGGGGGACCACGGCGGACGAGATTGGAAACATCGCCACCGAAAAGGAGGGCGCCTTCACGGAGATACTCAACCTGGCCCAGGCCGCGAAGGCCGAGCCGGGCAAGGGAATCATCATAGCTCAGGTGGAGAGAATAGCGAGGTATCCTTCCCTCAATCCGCAGGGCGTTAGAGTTCCCGGCCCGCTGGTGGACTACGTGGTGGTTGCGCCTCCGGAGTACCACAGGCAGAGCGCAAACATAACCTACGACCCCAGGGTTTCCGGCGAGGTCATTCCCCCCAGGGGTGTCTCTTCATCGATGGAGCTGGGCACCAAGAAGGTCATCGCGAGGAGGATACTGGTCGAGATGCTGGAGCTTGTCAAGAGGCTCAAAAGGCCCGTCCTGGTAAACCTCGGCATAGGCATTCCTGACAGAGTGGCCGGGGTTGCCATGGAGGAGGGCGTGGCCGACTGGGTCTTCACGACGGTTGAATCCGGTCCCTTCGGCGGGATAGCCCTCGGTGGCCCGGACTTCGGGGCATCCATAGGGCCCTTCGCGATAATCTCCCAGCCGGACCAGTTCGCCAACTACGAAGGGGGCGTGATAGACGCCGCCAGTTTAGGCTTCATGCAGGTGGACGAGAGGGGCAACGTAAACCCCTCCCTCCTTCCCGGGAGACTCCCGGGCCCGGGAGGCTTTCCAGTCATATCCTACGGCTCACCTAGGATGTTCTTCGCGGGGCACTTCACGGCGGGGAAGAAGGAGCTCCGGGTGAGAAACGGACGCCTGGAGATAGTCAGTGACGGGAACGTCAGGAAGTTCGTCAGGAGCGTGTACAAGGTGGTCTACAACGCCCGCCTCGGACTGGAAAAGGGGCAGGAAGTGGTCTACATCACGGAGAGGGCAGTCTTCAGGCTGACCAGAAAAGGCCTCCGGCTTGAAGAGTACGCCCCGGGGATAGACGTCGAGAGGGACATAATAGATAACATGGAGTTCGAGCCCCTGATCAGTCCGAGGCTGAGGGAGATGGACGAGAGGCTCTTCCGTGATGAGCCGATGGGCCTAAAGGACGAGCTCTAGCGGTAGAGTGAGTTTCCATGGGCGTCTATCGCAACCAGTAGGGGGAAGTCCTCGACCTCAAGAACCCACACGGCCTCGGGAATCCCCAGCTCCTCCAGCCAGAGGACGTCAACGATTTGCTTTACGCTCTTCGCCGCGAGGGAACCTGCTCCTCCGGTGAAGG contains:
- a CDS encoding NADP-dependent malic enzyme, giving the protein MDALNFHRDNFPGNGKIEIIPKVPLTEETLSLAYTPGVAEVSRAIANGDDPCEYTNRCNTVAVVSDGTRVLGLGDIGPSAALPVMEGKALLFKVFGGVDAFPLVLAEKNPERFIEVIKAVSPSFGGINLEDIASPKCFYILERLRNELDIPVFHDDQQGTASVVLAGLMNALKVVGKRMGDITLVLFGAGAAGFATLRIATEAGVRPENVRVVELVEGRQRVITPDLPLERLFPYRGELLSKTNGEGIEGGPEEAVKGADVLISFTKPGPGVITPGWIRLMADDAVVFPLANPVPEILPEEAKRAGARIVATGRSDYPNQVNNLLGFPAIFRGALDVRARAITDGMIIAASKAMASVIEPSEDEIIPSPFHPDVHPKVARAVAEEALREGVARAKVSPEEVEGKLRQWRVFYLEKIAPLGWR
- a CDS encoding acyl CoA:acetate/3-ketoacid CoA transferase: MSMAKVVDAETAVSAVPDGAVIAVSGFNLLVAPEYLLLKLFERYKETGHPKGLFLEVNPIPTAPGRVLDRILGEIYHEKDQDFLSGMLVTYPGWSPYIQKLIEENRVEGYTWSIGTASWFFREVARGLPGVLTKVGLGTFLDPREDGGYLNELARKKKRCRIDVVTINGEEYLFYRAPKPTVAFIRGTTADEIGNIATEKEGAFTEILNLAQAAKAEPGKGIIIAQVERIARYPSLNPQGVRVPGPLVDYVVVAPPEYHRQSANITYDPRVSGEVIPPRGVSSSMELGTKKVIARRILVEMLELVKRLKRPVLVNLGIGIPDRVAGVAMEEGVADWVFTTVESGPFGGIALGGPDFGASIGPFAIISQPDQFANYEGGVIDAASLGFMQVDERGNVNPSLLPGRLPGPGGFPVISYGSPRMFFAGHFTAGKKELRVRNGRLEIVSDGNVRKFVRSVYKVVYNARLGLEKGQEVVYITERAVFRLTRKGLRLEEYAPGIDVERDIIDNMEFEPLISPRLREMDERLFRDEPMGLKDEL